Proteins found in one Geomonas subterranea genomic segment:
- a CDS encoding DUF3793 family protein: MSSAVGIKEELSAANGAGAPGSTLSRAAWQDFAGLYPTDKECLASFLALELAEVLQGAKPANLVCLANKRRSCGRNLYLLWKEYGAALLEESGLKVRVLDDRGSSILLLLYSHEALGGLLAQKSVRIILGKAGYGSVHDFDAVLDELETRVTGEGFPHEIGVFLGYPLKDVIGFMGWAPLAFTCQGPWKIFGKPEQSLRLAQCHRECRSRMSHRLASGCNPVECLRTRIGTVADAYQQQAPLFLAVS, encoded by the coding sequence ATGAGCAGTGCTGTTGGAATCAAAGAGGAATTGTCAGCGGCAAACGGTGCCGGTGCGCCCGGGTCGACCCTGTCGAGGGCCGCGTGGCAGGATTTCGCGGGGCTTTACCCGACCGATAAGGAATGTCTCGCCTCCTTCCTCGCGCTGGAACTTGCCGAGGTACTGCAGGGCGCCAAGCCGGCAAACCTCGTCTGCCTTGCCAACAAGCGCCGTTCCTGCGGTCGCAACCTCTACCTCCTCTGGAAAGAGTATGGTGCAGCGCTCCTCGAAGAGAGCGGGCTCAAGGTGCGGGTTCTCGACGACCGCGGCTCTTCCATTTTGCTCCTGCTCTACTCGCACGAGGCACTGGGCGGTTTGCTCGCCCAGAAAAGCGTGCGCATCATCCTGGGCAAGGCCGGCTATGGCAGTGTCCACGACTTCGACGCGGTCCTGGACGAACTGGAAACGCGTGTGACGGGGGAGGGGTTCCCGCACGAGATCGGCGTGTTCCTCGGCTACCCGCTCAAGGACGTGATCGGTTTCATGGGGTGGGCGCCGCTAGCCTTCACCTGCCAGGGGCCTTGGAAGATATTCGGCAAGCCGGAGCAGAGCCTGCGGCTTGCCCAATGCCACCGCGAGTGCCGCAGCCGGATGTCGCATCGCCTCGCTTCCGGATGCAACCCGGTGGAGTGCTTGAGAACCCGCATCGGCACTGTTGCCGATGCGTACCAGCAGCAAGCCCCCCTTTTTTTGGCAGTGTCGTGA
- the tssE gene encoding type VI secretion system baseplate subunit TssE, with translation MRYQPEPRRSLLDRLTDREPECPAETACSSRDSLRSLIDSVLRDLENLFNTRSFRSANPRGGLAPYVPVPLDSHLHRSILSYGSRDFSLENPRSHHVQQAIRLEIIRLLECFEPRLKDVTVSLGPEQGERALNFRIEALLQVEPVALPTAFDTHFDINSGSYTILS, from the coding sequence ATGCGATACCAGCCGGAACCGAGAAGATCCTTACTGGACAGGCTCACCGACCGCGAGCCTGAATGTCCGGCCGAAACCGCCTGCTCCTCCCGCGACAGTCTCAGGTCGCTGATCGACTCGGTGCTGCGCGACCTGGAGAACCTTTTCAACACCAGGTCCTTCCGGAGTGCAAACCCGCGCGGGGGCCTGGCCCCGTACGTGCCGGTTCCCCTGGATTCCCATCTGCATCGATCCATTCTCAGTTATGGCAGCCGTGACTTCAGCCTGGAGAACCCGCGTTCACACCATGTTCAGCAGGCGATTCGCCTGGAAATCATCAGGCTCCTTGAGTGCTTCGAGCCGCGACTGAAGGACGTGACGGTCTCTTTGGGACCGGAGCAGGGAGAGCGGGCCCTGAACTTCCGGATCGAGGCGTTACTGCAAGTCGAGCCGGTAGCACTCCCGACGGCCTTCGACACCCATTTCGACATCAACAGCGGCAGCTATACCATCCTCTCGTGA
- a CDS encoding DUF2325 domain-containing protein, translating to MCIALIGGMDRLGKHYLEEAERAGVKLQFFSTSENNIAAKLKKADAMVIFTNKVSHRVKIEAMQVAKANNIPVLMEHACGVCTFRNCLECLARNCH from the coding sequence ATGTGCATAGCTCTGATCGGCGGCATGGACCGCTTGGGAAAACACTACCTGGAGGAGGCCGAACGCGCCGGTGTGAAGCTGCAGTTTTTCAGCACCTCCGAAAACAACATCGCCGCCAAGCTGAAAAAAGCCGACGCGATGGTGATCTTCACCAACAAGGTGTCGCACCGCGTGAAGATCGAGGCGATGCAGGTGGCGAAGGCCAACAACATCCCGGTGCTGATGGAACATGCCTGCGGCGTATGCACCTTCAGGAACTGCCTTGAGTGCCTCGCCCGCAACTGTCACTAG
- a CDS encoding type VI secretion system Vgr family protein: MAITQRDRLISIRTSLGEDALLLTDLTGEEGISRSFNFELSLLSERHAIPLEALPGSNATVSITLANGNNRYLNGIISSFSQGRSSGEDGEDRGFSFYRCTLVSWFWTLSKCADIRIFQNRSTPEIVEQVFDSLGFTWYRFDLRGSYDKREFCVQYRETTFNFVSRLLEEEGLFYFFRHEDGKHTMIIADSPDANLPCPFQQDASSRPNATGTRNQDVITSLEVTRYMHPAKYSLDDYNFTIPNTSLKSEAPGAARAQAAKCDIYDAPGCYGNKATGDRLAKIRMEEEETFATVLIGSSDCRAFASGYRFQLRDHCSPGLDGKEFLLVSVKHEAMEGYAADCISSYRNSFECIPHLTPYHPSRLTPKPVVQGAQTAVIVGPPGEEIWTDRHGRVKVHFHWDRAGKRDDSCSCWIRVSHPWAGSGWGAFFVPRVGQEVVVEFLEGDPDRPIIIGQLYNGMNLPPYQLPEQKTRSCIKSCSTPERRGHNELRFEDKKGEEHLYLHAEREQVNLVKVDSLEWVGQDRHLVVNRDRLEKVSRDQHLLVMGDLHQKVGGDLSLSVGADVHVKVATKYALQSGEDIHIQAAKSVVLESLTQVSLRVGGNFITVSPAGVTIVGNILTSGAPPASCPGASPEQPKPPKEAG, translated from the coding sequence ATGGCGATCACACAGCGTGACAGGCTCATTTCCATACGCACCTCACTGGGTGAAGATGCCCTTCTCTTGACGGATCTAACGGGAGAGGAGGGGATCTCCCGCAGTTTCAACTTCGAGCTGTCTTTGCTGTCTGAACGTCACGCGATTCCGCTCGAAGCCCTGCCGGGCAGCAACGCAACGGTCTCCATAACCTTGGCCAACGGCAACAATAGGTACCTGAACGGGATCATTTCAAGCTTCTCCCAAGGCAGATCGAGCGGCGAGGACGGAGAAGATCGCGGCTTCTCCTTTTACAGGTGCACCCTGGTTTCCTGGTTCTGGACCCTCAGCAAGTGCGCCGACATAAGGATATTTCAGAACCGCTCAACCCCGGAGATCGTGGAGCAGGTATTCGACAGCCTTGGTTTTACCTGGTACCGCTTCGATTTGCGGGGGAGCTACGACAAAAGAGAGTTCTGCGTCCAGTACCGCGAAACCACCTTCAACTTCGTCTCCCGGCTTCTTGAGGAAGAAGGGCTCTTCTATTTCTTCCGGCATGAAGACGGCAAACACACCATGATCATCGCTGATTCCCCGGACGCAAACCTCCCGTGCCCGTTTCAGCAGGACGCTTCATCGCGCCCCAACGCAACGGGCACCAGGAACCAGGACGTCATTACCTCTCTGGAAGTCACGCGATACATGCATCCCGCGAAATACTCCCTGGACGACTACAACTTCACCATTCCCAACACCAGCTTGAAATCGGAGGCTCCCGGTGCAGCCCGGGCACAGGCGGCAAAATGCGACATCTACGACGCCCCCGGATGCTATGGTAACAAGGCGACTGGTGATCGACTGGCAAAGATCCGCATGGAGGAAGAAGAAACCTTCGCAACGGTCCTGATTGGCAGTAGCGACTGCCGTGCCTTTGCCAGTGGCTACCGTTTCCAACTCAGGGATCATTGCAGCCCCGGTCTCGACGGAAAGGAGTTCCTCCTGGTGTCGGTAAAGCATGAGGCGATGGAAGGCTACGCTGCCGACTGCATATCCAGTTACCGGAACAGCTTTGAGTGCATCCCTCATCTGACACCGTACCATCCGTCACGTTTGACGCCAAAGCCCGTGGTCCAGGGGGCGCAAACCGCTGTCATCGTCGGGCCTCCCGGAGAGGAGATATGGACCGACCGGCATGGCCGGGTGAAGGTCCACTTCCACTGGGACCGTGCGGGGAAACGGGACGACAGCTGTTCGTGCTGGATCAGGGTGAGCCACCCTTGGGCCGGAAGCGGCTGGGGCGCCTTCTTCGTGCCGCGGGTGGGGCAGGAGGTCGTGGTGGAATTCCTGGAAGGCGATCCGGACCGGCCCATCATCATCGGCCAACTCTATAACGGCATGAATCTGCCGCCGTACCAGTTGCCCGAGCAAAAGACCAGAAGTTGTATCAAGTCGTGTTCGACGCCGGAGAGACGAGGGCACAACGAACTGCGCTTTGAGGACAAAAAAGGAGAAGAGCATCTGTACCTTCACGCGGAACGGGAGCAGGTGAATCTGGTAAAGGTGGATTCACTGGAGTGGGTGGGACAGGACCGCCACTTGGTTGTGAACCGGGACCGGCTGGAGAAGGTGTCCCGCGATCAGCACCTGCTGGTCATGGGAGATCTGCACCAGAAGGTTGGTGGCGACCTTTCCCTGTCGGTGGGTGCCGACGTCCACGTGAAGGTGGCAACAAAGTACGCCCTGCAGTCAGGGGAGGATATACACATTCAGGCGGCCAAAAGCGTGGTGTTGGAGTCTTTAACCCAGGTGTCGCTGAGGGTGGGCGGTAACTTCATCACGGTGAGTCCTGCGGGAGTTACCATAGTCGGCAATATCCTGACCAGCGGGGCGCCGCCGGCCTCTTGCCCTGGCGCATCGCCGGAGCAGCCGAAACCGCCAAAAGAAGCAGGATAA
- the tssG gene encoding type VI secretion system baseplate subunit TssG — protein MKVNAPNQSGRSFFATVRLLERMYRGHHDVAAPSSPDTEKIRFTVRKGFGFATGDITGTTVDEDGSAKVEVAMMGLIGPSGVLPHWYHELLLERERANDHAMGDFYDLFHHRLISIFYRGWKRNSLLPQKKSDNSDVVSNHLFSFLGLGTEGLRDKISASEEALLHFCGLASRQTASAGTIARIVQSLLGVDADVEPLVPRTVNLEPSDRTMLGQNNCLLGVDAVCGSQTCDIQSTFRLCLGPMAFHDFIDLSSELRLKQLVPLIRFLVGPEYEFEVRLFLRKEEIPGCRLGGATTDAARLGRSTWLKAPGSVLDADPFVTIDPDEVSNLTAS, from the coding sequence GTGAAAGTAAATGCGCCGAATCAGTCTGGTCGGAGTTTCTTTGCGACCGTCCGTCTGCTGGAACGGATGTATCGGGGCCACCACGACGTAGCAGCACCCTCATCGCCAGACACCGAAAAAATCCGCTTCACAGTGAGGAAAGGCTTTGGGTTTGCGACAGGCGACATCACCGGGACTACCGTCGATGAGGACGGATCTGCCAAAGTAGAAGTTGCCATGATGGGGCTCATCGGTCCGTCGGGAGTATTGCCGCATTGGTACCATGAACTGCTTTTGGAGCGGGAGAGGGCGAACGATCACGCCATGGGCGACTTCTATGACCTCTTTCATCACCGCCTCATCTCCATCTTTTACCGTGGCTGGAAGCGCAACTCGCTTTTGCCACAGAAGAAAAGCGACAACAGCGATGTCGTCTCCAATCATCTCTTCAGCTTTCTCGGACTCGGGACCGAGGGGCTTCGGGATAAGATCTCAGCATCGGAGGAGGCATTGCTGCACTTTTGCGGCCTGGCAAGTCGGCAGACGGCCTCAGCCGGTACGATCGCCCGGATCGTGCAAAGTCTGCTCGGCGTGGATGCCGATGTCGAGCCATTGGTGCCGCGCACCGTCAACCTGGAGCCGTCGGACCGGACCATGCTGGGCCAGAACAATTGCCTGCTTGGTGTCGACGCCGTCTGTGGCAGCCAGACTTGCGACATTCAGTCCACCTTCCGGCTTTGTCTGGGGCCTATGGCTTTCCACGACTTCATTGATCTGTCGTCAGAGTTGAGACTGAAACAGCTGGTTCCACTGATCAGGTTCCTGGTGGGACCCGAGTACGAGTTCGAGGTCCGGCTCTTTTTGAGGAAAGAGGAAATTCCCGGGTGCAGGCTCGGCGGGGCAACTACCGATGCAGCAAGGCTTGGCCGTTCCACCTGGCTCAAAGCACCAGGCTCCGTGCTCGATGCGGACCCGTTCGTGACCATCGATCCCGACGAAGTCTCGAATTTGACAGCTTCGTAA
- a CDS encoding phosphatase PAP2 family protein encodes MTDVTDRTSRGLAVMGALLVPFTVLCVFYIDIPVAAFVRDYLYANRHWGAVTSELPDLLLSVVIVSTAGSCVLYLFRSGRGILDRATLLAKEVLLLAPASYLVKALLKIAFGRSNTRYWLRAPGDYGFHWFQMKEHCEGFPSGHMLVIVALLAALWRFYPETRSIGIVTSVLLGVALVATNYHFFSDVVVGAYLALLLEVMVSRLIFCRRGASSD; translated from the coding sequence ATGACCGATGTGACTGACAGGACTTCCCGCGGGCTGGCGGTGATGGGTGCGCTTTTGGTCCCCTTCACCGTCCTCTGCGTTTTCTACATCGACATACCGGTTGCCGCTTTCGTCAGGGATTACCTCTACGCCAACCGGCATTGGGGCGCGGTAACGTCCGAGCTCCCCGACCTTTTGCTTTCCGTGGTCATCGTCTCCACGGCCGGTTCCTGTGTGCTGTACCTGTTCCGTTCCGGCAGGGGCATCCTGGACCGTGCCACGCTGCTGGCCAAAGAGGTTCTCCTGCTGGCGCCGGCGTCCTACCTCGTCAAGGCGCTGTTGAAAATTGCCTTTGGTCGCTCCAATACCCGCTATTGGCTGCGTGCACCGGGCGACTACGGCTTCCATTGGTTCCAGATGAAGGAACACTGCGAAGGTTTCCCTTCGGGACACATGCTGGTCATCGTCGCGCTTCTTGCGGCGCTCTGGCGCTTCTACCCCGAAACCCGCTCCATCGGCATCGTTACCTCCGTTCTGCTCGGCGTCGCCCTGGTCGCCACCAACTACCATTTTTTCAGCGACGTGGTCGTCGGCGCCTATCTCGCCCTTCTGCTCGAGGTGATGGTTTCACGCCTCATTTTTTGCAGGCGCGGCGCCTCTTCCGACTGA
- a CDS encoding Hcp family type VI secretion system effector: MAFDAFLKIEGIPGESSDDKHRDWIEVLSYNFSVTQPASGTASSAGGASAERASFSDFSIVKVLDKASPKLFEACATGRHIPSVTLEICRAGGDKLKYMEYKLSNVIISLNRPGGSAHGGEPIPVEEIAFNYGKIELAYTQQNRSDGSGGGQVAAGWNLETNKKV, encoded by the coding sequence ATGGCCTTTGATGCCTTCCTGAAGATAGAGGGAATCCCCGGAGAGAGCAGCGACGACAAGCACCGGGACTGGATCGAGGTTCTATCCTACAACTTCTCCGTCACCCAGCCCGCCTCAGGCACCGCCAGCAGCGCGGGTGGTGCCTCCGCGGAGCGGGCGAGCTTCTCCGACTTCAGCATTGTCAAGGTGCTGGACAAGGCGAGCCCCAAGCTGTTCGAGGCCTGCGCCACCGGCAGGCACATCCCCAGCGTCACGCTGGAAATCTGCCGGGCCGGAGGGGATAAGCTCAAGTACATGGAGTACAAACTCTCCAACGTCATCATCAGCCTCAACCGCCCCGGCGGCAGCGCCCACGGCGGCGAACCCATCCCGGTCGAGGAGATCGCCTTCAACTACGGCAAGATCGAACTCGCCTACACCCAGCAAAACCGCTCCGACGGCTCCGGCGGGGGACAAGTGGCAGCCGGGTGGAACCTCGAGACCAACAAGAAAGTGTAA
- the tssF gene encoding type VI secretion system baseplate subunit TssF, with translation MPDDILYYFERELSYLRDTGSGFARKYPKVAGRLLLEPGKCEDPHTERLIEAFAFLCARIQRKIDDGLPEITQALLQVVYPQLTAPIPSCAVVKFAPLFRNVPQGGYEIAKGTPLFSKPVDDVPCQFKTVYPVALLPVEVIDASLEAPVKLVKGAQQVVRVRLLLHSASGFAGDTLRFYLNGQPQHVFPLYQLLLNHLCSVEYVPAGASFADSMQLPPDSLRPVGFAADEELLPYPEQSFPGYRLLLEYFAFPHKFLFIDLNGLSVLWKGAAFGDAVELLFYLDTAAPESVVVGAETFCLYATPVVNVFQKIAEPIRHNHGKSEYRIIPDLRREGALEVLSVDEVTATGATSPGEVKRYRPVFSGSGGEDGAGLWQMQRRPTSRLHDGGTDAFLSVCELDQAAIAPLEETLLVRVTCSNRDLPVRLPFGDPAGDFDTESTAPLAFINCLLKPTPSLRPFLEGGQQRRLISHLSLNHISIVEGGAGALRQLLSLYDFASSSTTRHQINGIVSVRSRTVTRRMGAGFCRGLEVTVVFDEERYVGSGVYLFASILERFLGQYVAVNSLVQLVAVSASSDAVIKRWPPRTGDKVLL, from the coding sequence ATGCCCGATGACATCCTCTACTACTTCGAAAGAGAGCTCAGCTACCTGCGCGACACGGGAAGCGGTTTCGCCAGGAAGTATCCCAAGGTGGCGGGGAGGCTCCTGCTTGAGCCGGGCAAGTGCGAGGACCCGCACACCGAGCGCCTGATCGAGGCATTCGCCTTTTTGTGCGCCCGCATCCAGCGCAAGATCGACGATGGTCTGCCGGAGATCACCCAGGCGCTTTTGCAGGTTGTCTATCCGCAACTGACGGCTCCGATCCCGTCCTGCGCGGTGGTGAAGTTCGCACCCCTCTTCAGGAACGTGCCGCAGGGGGGGTACGAGATCGCCAAAGGGACGCCTCTCTTCTCCAAACCGGTTGACGACGTGCCGTGCCAATTCAAGACTGTCTACCCTGTCGCCCTTCTTCCCGTGGAGGTCATCGATGCGTCGTTAGAGGCGCCGGTAAAGCTGGTAAAAGGCGCACAGCAGGTGGTGCGGGTTCGGTTGTTGCTGCACAGCGCCTCCGGCTTTGCGGGCGATACGCTGCGCTTTTATCTGAACGGCCAGCCCCAGCACGTCTTCCCGCTGTACCAACTGCTGCTGAATCACCTCTGCTCAGTTGAATACGTGCCGGCCGGTGCATCGTTCGCTGATTCCATGCAACTGCCGCCCGATTCCCTGCGGCCTGTCGGCTTTGCTGCAGATGAGGAGCTTCTGCCGTACCCGGAACAGTCTTTCCCGGGATATCGGCTGCTCCTCGAGTACTTCGCGTTTCCGCACAAGTTCCTTTTCATCGATCTCAACGGGCTGTCGGTGCTCTGGAAAGGTGCGGCCTTCGGTGATGCCGTCGAGCTGCTTTTTTACCTCGACACCGCTGCGCCGGAGTCTGTAGTGGTCGGGGCGGAGACCTTCTGCCTCTATGCGACCCCTGTCGTCAATGTTTTCCAGAAGATAGCCGAGCCGATCAGGCACAACCACGGCAAGAGCGAGTACAGGATCATACCCGACCTGAGACGTGAGGGGGCCCTCGAGGTACTCAGTGTCGATGAGGTCACAGCTACCGGGGCAACTTCCCCCGGTGAGGTAAAGCGCTACCGCCCCGTATTCTCGGGGAGCGGTGGGGAGGATGGTGCAGGTTTATGGCAGATGCAGCGGCGGCCTACATCGCGCCTGCACGACGGGGGCACCGACGCTTTTCTTTCCGTTTGCGAACTTGACCAAGCTGCGATTGCTCCGTTGGAAGAAACGCTTCTGGTGCGCGTGACCTGCTCCAACCGCGACCTCCCCGTTAGGCTTCCTTTCGGCGATCCTGCCGGAGATTTCGACACGGAATCTACCGCGCCGCTCGCCTTCATCAACTGCCTTCTCAAACCGACCCCCTCTCTTCGTCCGTTCCTCGAAGGGGGGCAGCAACGCCGCCTGATCTCCCATCTCTCCCTGAACCACATTTCCATTGTTGAAGGAGGTGCCGGAGCGCTGAGGCAACTCCTGTCGCTGTATGACTTTGCCTCGTCCTCTACCACCCGGCACCAGATAAACGGCATCGTGTCGGTGAGGTCCCGAACGGTTACCAGGAGAATGGGAGCAGGGTTCTGCCGCGGGTTGGAAGTGACCGTTGTATTCGATGAAGAGAGGTACGTGGGCAGCGGCGTTTACCTCTTCGCCTCCATTTTGGAGAGGTTCCTGGGGCAGTACGTGGCGGTCAACTCACTCGTGCAGCTTGTGGCCGTGAGCGCAAGCAGCGACGCGGTCATCAAACGCTGGCCTCCCAGAACCGGCGACAAGGTGCTGCTGTGA